One window of Diabrotica undecimpunctata isolate CICGRU chromosome 8, icDiaUnde3, whole genome shotgun sequence genomic DNA carries:
- the LOC140448383 gene encoding uncharacterized protein yields MLSVEANVTKIESPSTSRDAQSTHMFQSFEIPHCIAEHNDAQLPNEEILIQTDESKDLKGVALKNITSLKILQQCNISRGTITPKKKKIYGALKQLHHKYSLERNICSIVSYLSP; encoded by the exons ATGTTGAGTGTGGAAGCAAATGTAACCAAAA ttgAGAGTCCTTCAACAAGTAGAGATGCACAATCTACACACATGtttcaatcatttgagataccCCATTGTA TTGCCGAACACAATGATGCACAGTTACCAAACGAAGAAATTTTAATACAAACTGATGAGAGTAAGGATTTAAAAG GTGTTGCCCTTAAGAATATCACATCactgaaaatattgcagcagTGTAATATATCAAGAGGTACAATTacccctaaaaagaaaaaaatatatggaGCATTAAAACAATTACACCACAAATACTCTTTGGAAAGAAATATCTGTTCCATAGTATCCTATTTATCTCCATAA